One window from the genome of Hemitrygon akajei chromosome 4, sHemAka1.3, whole genome shotgun sequence encodes:
- the LOC140727110 gene encoding neoverrucotoxin subunit alpha-like → MNEVMQLATVGRPFQLGMLYDCRSDTLIPGITLWDLQTLQSNISSRDQPSTEFHIITSDSMDEKCSALNVSGSMKASLLCGLVEVKGCAKYLSDTKESKPQARVTIQYKTTTRFEQLTMSHLGGQNITYPSVFDEGSATHVITAVLYGAQAFFVFDQMVSSAEKLQDIQGKMETTIKHLPNIAIEGEGSLKMTEEQKSNVEKFNCTFYGDFSLNSNPTTFQDAISTYARLPSLLGPGGEHAMPMTVWLYPLSKLDSKAAQLVREVNVGLISRCQRVLEQLGEAVMRCNDMEKDRAAIQFPEVRDRIVKFRELCQEYKLVFQQNLARDLPIIRGGRGGEELLMDILKNKEDSPFRHQSLITWLDDKEREMKLVGHYLRIFDDVPSVKIVSELEDELMDHAMDYVVCFTFTTLHQEDVYLSETTNYL, encoded by the exons ATGAATGAGGTCATGCAACTGGCGACTGTGGGCCGTCCTTTCCAGTTGGGAATGCTGTACGACTGCCGGTCAGACACTCTGATCCCAG GCATCACACTGTGGGATTTACAGACACTCCAAAGCAACATCAGCTCTCGCGATCAGCCCAGCACTGAGTTTCACATCATTACATCAGACAGCATGGATGAGAAATGCTCTGCACTTAACGTGTCGGGTTCGATGAAAGCAAGTCTCTTGTGTGGGCTCGTGGAAGTGAAAGGGTGTGCAAAATATCTCAGTGACACAAAGGAATCAAAGCCACAAGCACGAGTTACCATTCAGTACAAAACAACCACCCGGTTTGAACAACTGACCATGAGCCATTTAGGGGGACAGAATATCACCTATCCGAGTGTGTTTGACGAGGGCTCAGCCACCCATGTCATCACAGCAGTGCTGTATGGAGCCCAGGCTTTTTTTGTGTTTGATCAAATGGTTTCCTCAGCAGAGAAATTGCAGGATATCCAGGGTAAAATGGAGACGACCATTAAACATCTCCCTAACATTGCCATTGAGGGTGAGGGCTCCTTAAAAATGACAGAAGAACAAAAATCAAATGTGGAGAAATTTAACTGCACCTTTTATGGGGATTTCTCCCTGAACAGCAACCCCACCACATTCCAAGATGCCATCAGTACCTATGCAAGACTCCCAAGCTTACTGGGACCAGGTGGGGAGCATGCGATGCCCATGACAGTCTGGCTTTACCCTCTCAGTAAACTAGACTCAAAAGCTGCTCAGCTGGTGAGAGAGGTAAATGTGGGATTGATCAGTCGCTGCCAGCGTGTCCTGGAACAGCTCGGAGAGGCAGTGATGAGATGCAATGATATGGAGAAAGACAGAGCTGCCATTCAGTTTCCCGAGGTCAGGGACAGGATAGTGAAATTCCGAGAGTTGTGTCAGGAATACAAACTAGTTTTCCAGCAGAATTTAGCGAGAGATCTTCCAATCATCCGGGGAGGTAGGGGTGGGGAAGAGTTACTCATGGATATACTGAAAAACAAGGAAGATTCACCATTCCGACACCAGTCACTGATCACATGGCTGGATGACAAGGAAAGAGAGATGAAGTTAGTGGGACATTATCTCAGGATATTCGATGATGTACCTTCTGTGAAAATAGTGAGTGAGTTGGAGGATGAATTGATGGATCATGCAATGGACTATGTGGTTTGCTTCACCTTTACAACATTGCATCAGGAGGATGTCTATCTGTCAGAGACCACCAATTACCTCTAA